A part of Apodemus sylvaticus chromosome 19, mApoSyl1.1, whole genome shotgun sequence genomic DNA contains:
- the LOC127669698 gene encoding LOW QUALITY PROTEIN: olfactory receptor 2B2-like (The sequence of the model RefSeq protein was modified relative to this genomic sequence to represent the inferred CDS: inserted 1 base in 1 codon), with product MWINNQSSVDDFILLGFSDRPWLETPLFVIFLVAYIFALFGNISIILVSRLDPQLDSPMYFFVSNLSLLDLCYTTSTVPQMLVNLRGPEKTISYGGCVAQLYIFLALGSTECILLAIMAFDRFAAICKPLHYPIIMNQKRCIHMATGTWISGFANSLVQSTLTVVXPRCGQRVIDHFFCEVPALLKLACIDTTVNEAELNVLGALLLLVPLSLILGTYVFIAQAVLKLRSAESRWKAFNTCASHLVVVFLFYFTAISMYVQPPSSYSHDRGKIMALFYGIVTPTLNPFIYTLRNKDVKAALRRALTKEFWVKTRQ from the exons ATGTGGATCAACAATCAGAGCTCTGTAGATGACTTCATCTTATTGGGATTTTCTGACCGGCCTTGGCTGGAGACACCTCTCTTTGTAATTTTTCTGGTGGCCTACATCTTTGCCTTATTTGGTAATATCTCCATTATCCTGGTTTCTCGCCTAGACCCCCAGCTTGACAGCCCCATGTACTTTTTTGTCTCTAACCTTTCTCTTCTGGACCTCTGCTATACTACAAGCACTGTCCCTCAGATGTTGGTCAATCTTAGAGGGCCTGAAAAGACCATTAGCTATGGTGGCTGTGTGGCCCAGCTTTATATTTTCTTGGCCTTGGGCTCAACTGAATGCATCCTTCTGGCCATCATGGCCTTTGACCGCTTTGCTGCCATTTGCAAGCCCCTTCACTATCCTATCATCATGAACCAGAAACGGTGCATCCATATGGCCACAGGGACCTGGATTAGTGGATTTGCAAACTCTCTTGTGCAGTCCACCCTCACTGTGG GCCCAAGGTGTGGACAGAGAGTAATAGACCATTTCTTCTGTGAAGTTCCAGCCCTTTTGAAGCTAGCTTGCATTGACACAACTGTGAATGAAGCTGAGCTTAACGTTCTTGGAGCTTTACTGCTCTTGGTGCCTCTCAGCCTCATCCTGGGCACCTATGTGTTCATTGCTCAGGCAGTGCTGAAACTCCGTTCTGCTGAGAGTCGCTGGAAGGCCTTTAATACCTGTGCTTCACATTTGGTAGTGGTCTTCCTCTTCTACTTTACAGCTATCAGTATGTATGTTCAGCCTCCCTCAAGCTATTCTCATGACAGGGGCAAGATCATGGCTCTGTTCTACGGCATTGTCACACCTACCCTCAACCCATTCATCTATACTTTGAGGAACAAGGATGTGAAGGCCGCCCTGAGGAGGGCACTAACAAAGGAGTTTTGGGTCAAGACAAGGCAATAG